In Asanoa sp. WMMD1127, one genomic interval encodes:
- the rhaS gene encoding rhamnose ABC transporter substrate-binding protein — MRITGVRVVATLAALTLALGACAEDGGGDAGSGTDSGGGNSSGTIKEGLKIAFLPKQVNNPYFETSDNKGGKSAVEEFKGQFSQTGPSEASPSAQVSYINTLSQQQTDVIVVSANDKDAICGALTEAKTAGAKIVTYDSDTKPECRDVFVNQATADGIAKSQIKLISDAVGPDGGEIAILSATANATNQNAWIEMMKTELAKPEYSKLKLVDTVYGDDQDEKSFQEAQGLLAKHPNLKGIISPTTVGVAAAGRYLSGSSYKGKVQLTGLGTPNQMRAYVKDGTVKAFALWNPADLGYLAAYAGGALASGIITGKEGDKFTAGKLGEYTVGAGGEIVLGDPFTYDSSNIDQFDF, encoded by the coding sequence ATGAGGATCACAGGTGTACGCGTCGTCGCCACGCTCGCGGCGCTGACCCTCGCGCTCGGCGCGTGCGCGGAGGACGGCGGCGGCGACGCCGGTTCCGGCACCGATAGTGGCGGCGGCAACTCTTCCGGCACCATCAAGGAGGGCCTGAAGATCGCCTTCCTGCCGAAGCAGGTCAACAACCCGTACTTCGAGACGTCCGACAACAAGGGCGGCAAGTCGGCGGTCGAGGAGTTCAAGGGCCAGTTCTCGCAGACCGGCCCGTCGGAGGCGAGCCCGTCGGCCCAGGTGTCCTACATCAACACACTGTCGCAGCAGCAGACCGACGTGATCGTGGTGTCGGCCAACGACAAGGACGCGATCTGCGGCGCCCTGACCGAGGCCAAGACGGCGGGCGCGAAGATCGTCACGTACGACTCCGACACCAAGCCGGAGTGCCGCGACGTGTTCGTCAACCAGGCGACCGCCGACGGCATCGCGAAGTCGCAGATCAAGCTGATCTCCGACGCGGTCGGCCCCGACGGCGGCGAGATCGCGATTCTCTCGGCGACGGCGAACGCGACCAACCAGAACGCCTGGATCGAGATGATGAAGACCGAGCTCGCGAAGCCCGAATACAGCAAGCTCAAGCTCGTCGACACCGTCTACGGCGACGACCAGGACGAGAAGTCGTTCCAGGAGGCCCAGGGCCTGCTGGCCAAGCACCCCAACCTCAAGGGCATCATCTCGCCGACCACGGTCGGTGTCGCGGCCGCCGGGCGTTACCTGTCGGGCTCCTCCTACAAGGGCAAGGTGCAGCTGACCGGCCTCGGAACCCCCAACCAGATGCGGGCGTACGTCAAGGACGGCACCGTGAAGGCGTTCGCGCTGTGGAACCCGGCCGACCTCGGCTACCTGGCCGCGTACGCCGGTGGCGCCCTCGCCTCGGGCATCATCACCGGCAAGGAGGGCGACAAGTTCACCGCCGGCAAGCTCGGTGAATACACCGTGGGCGCGGGCGGCGAGATCGTGCTCGGCGACCCGTTCACCTACGACTCGTCCAACATCGACCAGTTCGACTTCTGA
- a CDS encoding ABC transporter permease yields the protein MAVDTPVREPVTPPRTRGRGVLGSWDLLVLVALVLVIVVGSLTVDGVGNPRFYRFVILEAMPIALIALPMTLIVITGEIDLSVASTVGLTCSVLGALWQAGLTSLPALIAISLVLGAVLGAVNGVFVTVFGLPSLAVTIGTLALYRGLAYVVLGDRAVADYPVDWTTNMIAPIPGTVVPWFVLVVAVLALLFGVLLHATPVGRGLYAIGNNAEAAAYSGIAVLKTKFWLFVATGVVAALAGVFWTFRFASARADNANGLELSVVAAVLLGGVSIFGGRGGLLGVVAAVALLGTLRNALQLADVPANALTIVTGTLLIASVVGPNVARMTRARLGRRRPPEERTQT from the coding sequence GTGGCCGTTGACACGCCGGTCCGCGAACCGGTGACCCCACCCCGTACCCGTGGTCGGGGCGTGCTCGGCTCCTGGGACCTGTTGGTGCTCGTCGCGCTGGTGCTGGTGATCGTCGTCGGCAGCCTGACCGTCGACGGGGTCGGCAACCCGCGCTTCTACCGCTTCGTGATCCTCGAGGCGATGCCGATCGCGCTGATCGCCCTGCCGATGACGCTCATCGTCATCACCGGCGAGATCGACCTGAGCGTGGCCAGCACCGTCGGCCTGACCTGCAGCGTGCTCGGCGCGCTGTGGCAGGCCGGCCTCACCTCGCTGCCCGCCCTGATCGCGATCAGCCTGGTCCTCGGCGCGGTGCTCGGCGCGGTCAACGGCGTGTTCGTGACGGTCTTCGGGCTGCCGTCGCTGGCGGTCACGATCGGCACGCTGGCCCTTTATCGCGGTCTCGCCTACGTGGTGCTGGGCGACCGGGCGGTGGCCGACTATCCGGTCGACTGGACGACCAACATGATCGCGCCGATCCCGGGCACGGTGGTGCCCTGGTTCGTGCTCGTGGTCGCCGTGCTGGCGCTGCTGTTCGGCGTGCTGCTGCACGCGACCCCGGTCGGCCGGGGGCTCTACGCGATCGGCAACAACGCGGAGGCGGCCGCGTACTCGGGGATCGCGGTTCTCAAGACGAAGTTCTGGTTGTTCGTGGCGACGGGTGTGGTCGCCGCTCTGGCGGGCGTCTTCTGGACGTTCCGGTTCGCGTCGGCCCGCGCCGACAACGCCAACGGCCTCGAGCTGTCGGTGGTGGCGGCGGTGCTGCTGGGCGGCGTGTCCATCTTCGGCGGTCGCGGCGGCCTGCTCGGTGTGGTCGCGGCGGTCGCGCTCCTCGGCACCTTACGCAACGCGTTGCAACTGGCCGACGTCCCGGCCAACGCGTTGACCATCGTCACCGGAACGCTGCTCATCGCTTCCGTCGTCGGGCCCAACGTGGCGCGGATGACCCGTGCCCGGCTGGGCCGGCGACGACCCCCTGAGGAAAGGACCCAGACATGA
- a CDS encoding ABC transporter permease, giving the protein MTAQTAAPTTAVHRVFVVRELGIALALVLLVGVTFAVNTRFLSAQNVKDLLLSSTILAILAVGQAIVIITRNVDLSVGSILGLAAFATGVLLQGTPNLPIPLAVLIGMALGAACGAVNGGLIAAARVPALVVTLGTLYVFRGLDYTWATGRQINAADMPAGFLRLGTASVLGVPVLALFAVVVLVAAGLFLRWYRSGRELYAIGSDPDAARLHGIPVGRRVFWAFVTSGALAGLAGVLHAARFGTIDANAGLGQELNVVAAVVVGGVAIFGGSGSVYGAALGAVLLTTIGSALPVLGINPFWQRAAVGVLILAAIGLDRSLAVRLARRLRGGADRGR; this is encoded by the coding sequence ATGACCGCACAGACCGCCGCCCCGACCACGGCCGTCCACCGCGTCTTCGTGGTCCGCGAGCTGGGCATCGCCCTCGCCCTCGTGCTGCTGGTCGGCGTGACGTTCGCGGTCAACACCCGGTTCCTGTCGGCCCAGAACGTCAAGGACCTGCTGCTCAGCTCGACGATCCTGGCGATCCTCGCGGTCGGCCAGGCGATCGTCATCATCACCCGCAACGTCGACCTGTCGGTCGGCTCGATCCTCGGCCTGGCCGCGTTCGCCACCGGCGTGTTGCTGCAGGGCACGCCGAACCTGCCGATCCCGCTGGCCGTCCTGATCGGCATGGCCCTCGGTGCGGCCTGCGGCGCGGTCAACGGCGGCCTGATCGCCGCGGCCCGGGTGCCGGCGCTGGTGGTCACCCTCGGCACGCTCTACGTCTTCCGCGGCCTCGACTACACCTGGGCCACCGGCCGGCAGATCAACGCGGCCGACATGCCCGCCGGCTTCCTCCGGCTCGGCACCGCCAGCGTGCTCGGCGTGCCGGTGCTGGCGCTGTTCGCGGTCGTCGTGCTGGTCGCGGCCGGCCTGTTCCTGCGCTGGTACCGCAGCGGCCGTGAGCTCTACGCCATCGGGTCCGACCCGGACGCGGCCCGCCTCCACGGCATCCCCGTCGGCCGGCGGGTGTTCTGGGCGTTCGTCACCAGCGGGGCGCTGGCCGGCCTGGCCGGGGTCCTGCACGCCGCCCGGTTCGGCACCATCGACGCCAACGCCGGCCTCGGGCAGGAGCTCAACGTGGTCGCCGCCGTCGTGGTCGGTGGGGTCGCCATCTTCGGCGGCAGCGGATCGGTCTACGGCGCGGCGCTCGGCGCGGTGCTGCTGACCACGATCGGCAGCGCGCTGCCGGTGCTCGGCATCAACCCGTTCTGGCAACGGGCCGCGGTCGGCGTGCTCATCCTCGCCGCCATCGGCCTTGACCGCTCGCTGGCCGTGCGCCTGGCCCGCCGACTCCGAGGAGGCGCCGACCGTGGCCGTTGA
- a CDS encoding sugar ABC transporter ATP-binding protein produces MLALQRVSKSFGAVAALRDVDLALAAGEAHALVGENGAGKSTLVRILAGVHPPDSGTILLDGAPVGFGGPADARAAGIAVIYQEPTLFPDLSVAENIFMGRQPRRSLRRIDTAAMRTRSRELFDRLGVGLDPDRPARGLSIADQQLVEIAKALSTNARLLVMDEPTAALSGVEVERLFAVARSLRDDGAAVLFISHRFDEVFALCDRITVLRDGRHVDTAPAGELTVDEVVRKMVGRDVATLFPKVDTTPGDVRLEVSGLTRQGFFDDVSFTVRGGEIVALAGLVGAGRSEVVRAVFGVDRPDAGEVRVDGKPLPPGDTPAAIAAGLALVPEDRRQQGLVMELSVERNATLPRRWQLAKGGLLFGGAERRAAATWTRRLRVKAGRPTDPVATLSGGNQQKVVLAKWLATTPKVLIVDEPTRGIDVGTKAEVHRLLSELAADGVAVLMVSSELPEVLGMADRVLVMREGRLVADIPGSGADEESVMVAATGANA; encoded by the coding sequence ATGCTGGCGCTGCAGCGGGTGAGCAAGTCCTTCGGCGCTGTGGCCGCGCTGCGCGACGTCGACCTGGCGCTCGCGGCCGGCGAGGCGCACGCGCTGGTCGGTGAGAACGGCGCCGGCAAGTCCACGCTGGTCCGGATCCTGGCGGGCGTGCACCCGCCGGACTCCGGCACGATCCTGCTCGACGGCGCGCCGGTCGGCTTCGGCGGCCCGGCCGACGCGCGCGCGGCCGGCATCGCCGTCATCTACCAGGAACCCACGCTCTTCCCGGACCTCTCGGTCGCCGAGAACATCTTCATGGGCCGGCAGCCCCGCCGGAGCCTGCGCCGGATCGACACCGCCGCGATGCGGACCCGCTCCCGCGAGCTGTTCGACCGGCTCGGCGTGGGGCTCGACCCCGACCGGCCGGCGCGCGGCCTGTCCATCGCCGACCAGCAGCTCGTCGAGATCGCCAAGGCGCTGTCCACCAACGCCCGGCTGTTGGTGATGGACGAGCCGACGGCGGCACTGTCCGGTGTGGAGGTCGAGCGGCTGTTCGCCGTCGCCCGGTCGCTGCGCGACGACGGCGCCGCGGTGCTGTTCATCTCGCACCGCTTCGACGAGGTGTTCGCCCTCTGCGACCGGATCACCGTGCTGCGCGACGGCCGCCACGTCGACACCGCGCCGGCCGGCGAGCTGACCGTCGACGAGGTCGTCCGCAAGATGGTCGGCCGGGACGTCGCCACGCTGTTCCCCAAGGTCGACACGACGCCGGGCGACGTCCGGCTCGAGGTGAGCGGGCTGACCCGGCAGGGCTTCTTCGACGACGTCAGCTTCACCGTGCGCGGCGGCGAGATCGTCGCCCTGGCCGGGCTCGTCGGCGCCGGCCGCAGTGAGGTCGTGCGGGCCGTGTTCGGCGTCGACCGGCCCGACGCCGGCGAGGTGCGGGTCGACGGAAAGCCGCTGCCACCGGGCGACACCCCCGCCGCGATCGCCGCCGGCCTCGCGCTCGTCCCCGAGGACCGCCGCCAGCAGGGCCTGGTGATGGAGCTCTCGGTCGAGCGCAACGCCACGCTGCCCCGGCGCTGGCAGCTCGCGAAGGGCGGGCTGCTCTTCGGCGGGGCCGAGCGGCGGGCGGCGGCCACCTGGACCCGACGGCTGCGGGTCAAGGCCGGCCGCCCGACCGACCCGGTGGCGACGCTGTCCGGCGGCAACCAGCAGAAGGTGGTGCTGGCCAAGTGGCTGGCGACGACGCCCAAGGTGCTGATCGTCGACGAGCCGACCCGCGGGATCGACGTGGGTACGAAGGCCGAGGTGCACCGCCTGCTCTCGGAGCTCGCGGCCGACGGGGTGGCGGTGCTGATGGTCTCCAGCGAGCTGCCCGAGGTGCTCGGCATGGCCGACCGGGTGCTGGTGATGCGCGAGGGCCGGCTGGTCGCCGACATCCCCGGGTCGGGCGCCGACGAGGAGTCCGTGATGGTCGCCGCGACGGGAGCGAACGCATGA
- a CDS encoding L-rhamnose mutarotase produces MRRICFTLQVRPERLEEYRRRHAAVWPDMRAALRAAGWHDYSLFLRDDGLLVGYFLTDDLDASLDAMEATEVNARWQAEMAPFFADLPGGRPDRGFVVLDEVFHLEEH; encoded by the coding sequence GTGCGCCGGATCTGTTTCACGCTCCAGGTGCGCCCGGAGCGGCTCGAGGAATACCGGCGCCGCCACGCCGCCGTCTGGCCCGACATGCGCGCGGCGCTGCGCGCGGCCGGCTGGCACGACTATTCGCTGTTCCTGCGCGACGACGGCCTGCTGGTGGGCTACTTCCTGACCGACGACCTCGACGCGTCGCTGGACGCGATGGAGGCGACCGAGGTCAACGCCCGCTGGCAGGCCGAGATGGCGCCGTTCTTCGCCGACCTGCCGGGCGGGCGGCCCGACCGCGGGTTCGTCGTCCTCGACGAGGTCTTCCACCTGGAGGAACACTGA